Proteins found in one Paenibacillus borealis genomic segment:
- a CDS encoding ABC transporter ATP-binding protein — MSLSAKPSAAKQHAIHIEQLRKSYSEPAAGDVHYIIKDVNLVVKGGEFFVLLGPSGCGKSTLLNMIAGFVSKSGGNLRVDNIEVDKPGRDRAVVFQQADSSLFPWLTVRENVEFGLRMKKTPKAERRSISDRYITLVGLNGHEDKFPKELSGGMKQRVQLARVLANDPAILLMDEPFGALDAMTRRTMQKELVQIWRETHKTVIFVTHDIQEALLLGERIGIMSVGPSSNITDIYDNALLFPRDVASPEFYSLYNQIQSHFEE; from the coding sequence ATGTCTTTATCTGCCAAACCATCTGCTGCGAAGCAGCATGCCATTCATATCGAGCAGCTGCGCAAGAGCTACAGCGAGCCTGCGGCCGGGGATGTTCATTACATTATCAAGGATGTGAACCTGGTGGTCAAAGGGGGCGAATTCTTCGTCCTGCTCGGTCCGAGCGGCTGCGGCAAATCAACGCTGCTCAACATGATCGCCGGGTTTGTCTCCAAATCGGGCGGCAATCTGCGGGTGGACAATATTGAGGTGGATAAGCCGGGCCGGGACCGGGCGGTTGTGTTCCAGCAGGCAGATTCATCTCTGTTCCCCTGGCTCACGGTGCGGGAGAATGTGGAGTTCGGGCTGCGGATGAAGAAGACGCCCAAGGCAGAGCGCCGGTCCATATCGGACCGTTATATTACGCTAGTCGGGCTGAACGGGCATGAGGATAAATTTCCGAAGGAATTATCGGGAGGGATGAAGCAGCGGGTACAGCTGGCCCGGGTGCTGGCGAATGATCCGGCTATTCTGCTGATGGATGAGCCTTTTGGCGCGCTGGATGCGATGACCCGGCGGACGATGCAGAAGGAGCTGGTGCAAATATGGCGTGAGACGCATAAGACCGTTATCTTCGTAACGCACGATATTCAGGAGGCGCTGCTGCTGGGTGAGCGCATCGGCATCATGTCCGTGGGCCCTTCCTCCAATATCACCGATATATACGATAATGCGCTGCTGTTCCCGCGGGATGTGGCTTCGCCGGAATTTTACTCGCTATACAACC
- a CDS encoding ABC transporter substrate-binding protein: protein MKKSWCGSAFLLLSLSLVLVLSGCSSKGDAAASTGTDGGKQKTLKIKIADINTNPTFRVALDKGIFANHGIDAEIINFGTPAEGVNALFIKQVDVAFGADFPVLNAVSKGEYSIIASAGQATDQAAAVWKLYVRDEIKSAADLKGKNLSFMRGTFLPYLWDEYLKEQGIALSDVTLTGQGAFDEAFIALKQGDVDAAWFSGSALTDKLAALEGVHELTDMSKTPVRLGMGIVAGNAFVEANPEAIAEFLAAVDEASAYAQEHPEEVADLMFKELKQPKEATLKDLPVNPWKVGFTQAAYDSLAGQKKYMVDTGIIEQDFDLGSKLNLEPLKQALPDKVTFAK from the coding sequence TTGAAAAAATCATGGTGCGGCTCAGCCTTCCTGCTCTTATCCTTATCTCTCGTACTGGTTCTGTCCGGCTGCAGCTCCAAGGGAGACGCGGCGGCTTCCACTGGAACAGACGGCGGTAAGCAGAAGACCCTGAAGATTAAAATTGCCGATATCAATACAAATCCTACCTTCCGGGTGGCACTGGATAAAGGCATCTTCGCGAATCACGGCATCGATGCAGAAATCATAAACTTCGGCACTCCGGCTGAGGGAGTAAATGCGCTATTCATCAAACAGGTGGATGTGGCCTTCGGCGCGGACTTTCCGGTGCTCAATGCCGTCTCCAAGGGTGAGTATTCGATTATTGCTTCCGCCGGCCAGGCCACGGATCAGGCAGCGGCGGTATGGAAGCTGTACGTAAGGGATGAGATCAAGTCTGCTGCGGATCTGAAAGGCAAGAATCTAAGCTTCATGCGCGGTACGTTTCTGCCGTATCTGTGGGATGAATATCTGAAGGAGCAGGGCATTGCCTTGAGCGATGTAACGCTGACAGGACAGGGTGCGTTCGACGAAGCCTTCATTGCACTTAAGCAGGGCGATGTGGATGCTGCCTGGTTCAGCGGTTCGGCGCTGACGGATAAGCTGGCCGCGCTTGAGGGTGTTCATGAGCTGACCGATATGTCTAAGACCCCGGTGCGTCTGGGGATGGGGATTGTCGCCGGGAATGCCTTTGTAGAGGCCAACCCCGAGGCGATCGCGGAATTTCTGGCGGCGGTGGACGAAGCTTCGGCTTATGCCCAGGAGCATCCCGAAGAGGTAGCCGATCTGATGTTCAAGGAACTGAAGCAGCCGAAGGAAGCTACGCTGAAGGATCTGCCGGTCAATCCGTGGAAGGTCGGCTTTACCCAGGCTGCGTATGACAGCCTTGCCGGACAGAAGAAGTATATGGTCGATACAGGAATCATTGAACAGGATTTCGATCTGGGCAGCAAGCTCAATCTGGAGCCGCTGAAGCAGGCATTGCCGGATAAAGTGACTTTTGCCAAGTAG